A single region of the Polymorphum gilvum SL003B-26A1 genome encodes:
- a CDS encoding branched-chain amino acid ABC transporter permease, with protein sequence MQFVFLMEQVVNGLVLGGYYLLIALGLSLIFSVGGIVNLSHGAFYALGAYVSIEIAKYLGFAGGAILSPVIVGLLGILFERFILRRFYTADPILSLLVTFGFAMIGEQLIRILWGAAPIPVSMPAAMKGPVMVGDFLFSRYRLFLLAVVVVILAGIWFLLNKTAFGRVVRAGIQKPDMVAALGIRLQPYMTAVIVLGVGLAALGGALFAPITIVHPAMGAEILTVAFVVVVIGGLGSFWGVIVAALMVGVVRGVTIHFVPAAGAASMYLLMFLVLMLRPRGLFGERIEKFE encoded by the coding sequence ATGCAGTTCGTCTTCCTGATGGAGCAGGTGGTGAACGGCCTCGTGCTCGGAGGCTACTACCTGCTCATCGCGCTCGGCCTGTCGCTGATCTTTAGCGTCGGCGGCATCGTCAACCTGTCGCACGGCGCGTTCTACGCGCTCGGCGCCTATGTCTCGATCGAGATCGCCAAATATCTTGGCTTCGCCGGCGGTGCCATCCTCTCGCCCGTGATCGTCGGCCTGCTCGGCATCCTGTTCGAACGCTTCATCCTGCGACGCTTCTATACCGCCGACCCGATCCTTTCCCTGCTGGTGACCTTCGGCTTCGCCATGATCGGCGAGCAGCTGATCCGCATCCTGTGGGGTGCAGCGCCGATCCCTGTATCGATGCCCGCGGCGATGAAGGGTCCGGTGATGGTCGGCGACTTCCTGTTCTCGCGCTACCGCCTGTTCCTGCTCGCGGTCGTCGTCGTCATCCTCGCCGGCATCTGGTTCCTCCTCAACAAGACAGCCTTCGGCCGCGTCGTGCGCGCCGGGATCCAGAAGCCCGACATGGTCGCGGCCCTCGGCATTCGCCTGCAGCCCTACATGACCGCGGTGATCGTGCTCGGCGTCGGCCTTGCCGCGCTCGGCGGTGCGCTGTTTGCGCCGATCACCATCGTCCACCCCGCCATGGGTGCGGAGATCCTCACCGTCGCCTTCGTGGTGGTGGTCATCGGCGGGCTCGGCAGCTTCTGGGGGGTCATCGTCGCCGCGCTGATGGTCGGCGTGGTGCGCGGCGTGACCATCCACTTCGTCCCGGCCGCCGGTGCCGCGTCCATGTACCTCCTGATGTTCCTGGTGCTGATGCTCCGGCCGCGCGGCCTGTTCGGTGAACGCATAGAGAAATTCGAATAA